Proteins encoded together in one Micromonospora kangleipakensis window:
- the rplL gene encoding 50S ribosomal protein L7/L12 has product MAKLSTDELLDAFKEMTLIELSEFVKQFETTFEVTAAAPVAMGVAAPGAAPAEAEPEKDEFDVILDADGGKKIQVIKVVRELTGLGLKEAKDLVEAAPKAVLEKANKETAEKAKAKLEGEGAKVTLK; this is encoded by the coding sequence ATGGCGAAGCTCAGCACCGACGAGCTGCTCGACGCGTTCAAGGAGATGACGCTGATCGAGCTCTCCGAGTTCGTGAAGCAGTTCGAGACGACCTTCGAGGTCACCGCCGCGGCCCCGGTCGCGATGGGCGTTGCCGCCCCGGGTGCCGCCCCGGCCGAGGCCGAGCCGGAGAAGGACGAGTTCGACGTCATCCTCGACGCCGACGGTGGCAAGAAGATCCAGGTCATCAAGGTCGTGCGTGAGCTGACCGGCCTGGGCCTCAAGGAGGCCAAGGACCTGGTCGAGGCTGCTCCGAAGGCCGTCCTGGAGAAGGCCAACAAGGAGACCGCCGAGAAGGCCAAGGCCAAGCTCGAGGGCGAGGGCGCCAAGGTCACCCTCAAGTGA
- the rplJ gene encoding 50S ribosomal protein L10: protein MADKPIRADKATAVAELTDSFRNAGAAVLTEYRGLTVSQLTQLRRSLGKETTYTVAKNTLAKRAATEAGISGLDELFTGPTALTFVSGDVVEAAKGLRDFAKANPKLVIKGGVFEGKAISAAEVTKLADLESREVLLAKLAGAMKGNLSKAAALFQAPLSKTARLAAALQDKREKEGAEAA from the coding sequence ATGGCGGACAAGCCGATCCGGGCCGACAAGGCCACGGCCGTCGCTGAGCTGACCGACAGCTTCCGCAACGCGGGCGCTGCAGTGCTCACCGAGTACCGTGGTCTGACGGTTTCCCAGCTCACCCAGCTGCGGCGCTCGCTCGGCAAGGAGACCACCTACACGGTCGCGAAGAACACGCTGGCCAAGCGTGCGGCGACCGAGGCGGGCATCTCCGGCCTCGACGAGCTGTTCACCGGTCCTACCGCGCTGACTTTCGTTTCGGGCGACGTCGTCGAGGCGGCGAAGGGGCTTCGCGACTTCGCGAAGGCCAACCCGAAGCTCGTCATCAAGGGCGGTGTCTTCGAGGGCAAGGCCATTTCCGCGGCCGAGGTCACGAAGCTCGCCGACCTGGAGTCCCGCGAGGTGCTGCTGGCCAAGCTGGCCGGCGCGATGAAGGGCAACCTGAGCAAGGCCGCGGCCCTGTTCCAGGCTCCGCTCTCCAAGACCGCCCGTCTGGCGGCTGCCCTGCAGGACAAGCGCGAGAAGGAGGGCGCCGAGGCGGCCTGA
- a CDS encoding ATP-binding cassette domain-containing protein, with the protein MRLENVWLRYHRRGPWVLRETDVRIGPGEVAVVLGRNGVGKSTLLQVAAGVLRPTRGRVVDRPAAVGWVPERFPADQPFTVAHYLAAMGGMAGLAAPTARVAGTVARLRADGHQILRVRAGGGAAPGEPGAGGPAREAAR; encoded by the coding sequence ATGCGGCTGGAGAACGTCTGGTTGCGGTACCACCGGCGCGGCCCGTGGGTGCTGCGGGAGACGGACGTGCGGATCGGTCCGGGTGAGGTCGCGGTCGTGCTCGGCCGCAACGGGGTGGGCAAGTCCACGCTGCTCCAGGTCGCCGCCGGCGTGCTCCGGCCGACCCGTGGCCGGGTGGTCGACCGGCCCGCCGCCGTCGGCTGGGTCCCGGAGCGCTTCCCGGCCGACCAGCCGTTCACCGTGGCGCACTACCTCGCCGCGATGGGCGGGATGGCCGGGCTCGCCGCCCCGACCGCGCGGGTCGCCGGCACCGTGGCCCGCCTGCGCGCCGACGGCCACCAGATCCTCCGGGTACGCGCCGGTGGCGGCGCCGCGCCGGGTGAGCCGGGCGCGGGCGGTCCGGCCCGGGAGGCGGCCCGGTGA
- the rplA gene encoding 50S ribosomal protein L1: MQRSKSYRKAAEVIDRSKLYTPAEAVKLAKDTTNVKFDATVEVAMRLGVDPRKADQMVRGTVNLPHGTGKTARVIVFAAGAKAEEAAAAGADEVGTDELVARIQGGWLDFDAAIATPDQMAKIGRIARILGPRGLMPNPKTGTVTMDVTKAVSDIKGGKITFRVDKHSNLHLIIGKASFSETQLIDNYAAVLDEVLRAKPSAAKGTYLKKVVLTTTMGPGVPVDPKLVKNLQEGSAEA; the protein is encoded by the coding sequence ATGCAGCGCAGCAAGAGCTACCGCAAGGCCGCCGAGGTCATCGACCGGTCGAAGCTCTACACCCCCGCCGAGGCCGTCAAGCTGGCCAAGGACACCACCAACGTCAAGTTCGACGCCACGGTCGAGGTCGCGATGCGCCTCGGCGTCGACCCCCGCAAGGCGGACCAGATGGTCCGCGGCACGGTCAACCTGCCGCACGGCACCGGTAAGACCGCCCGCGTGATCGTCTTCGCCGCCGGCGCGAAGGCCGAGGAGGCCGCCGCGGCGGGTGCGGACGAGGTGGGCACCGACGAGCTGGTCGCTCGCATCCAGGGTGGTTGGCTGGACTTCGACGCGGCGATCGCCACCCCGGACCAGATGGCCAAGATCGGCCGGATCGCGCGGATCCTGGGCCCGCGCGGCCTGATGCCGAACCCGAAGACCGGCACGGTGACCATGGACGTCACCAAGGCCGTCTCGGACATCAAGGGCGGTAAGATCACCTTCCGGGTGGACAAGCACTCCAACCTCCACCTGATCATCGGCAAGGCCTCGTTCTCCGAGACCCAGCTGATCGACAACTACGCCGCCGTCCTCGACGAGGTGCTCCGCGCCAAGCCGTCCGCGGCCAAGGGCACGTACCTCAAGAAGGTGGTCCTGACCACCACCATGGGCCCGGGCGTTCCGGTCGACCCGAAGCTGGTGAAGAACCTGCAGGAGGGCTCGGCCGAGGCCTGA
- the rplK gene encoding 50S ribosomal protein L11 yields MPPKKKLVKTFTLQLKAGQATPAPPVGPALGQHGVNIMEFCKSYNAQTESQRGDIVPAEISVYEDRTFTFVLKTPPAARLLLKAAGVEKGSGVPQSQKVGSVTQAQVREIAEKKMVDLNANDVDQAAKIIAGTARSMGIIVND; encoded by the coding sequence ATGCCTCCGAAGAAGAAGCTCGTCAAGACGTTCACGCTTCAGCTGAAGGCGGGCCAGGCCACGCCGGCTCCGCCCGTCGGCCCGGCGCTCGGTCAGCACGGCGTGAACATCATGGAGTTCTGCAAGTCCTACAACGCGCAGACCGAGTCCCAGCGGGGCGACATCGTCCCCGCCGAGATCAGCGTGTACGAGGACCGGACCTTCACCTTCGTCCTGAAGACCCCGCCCGCCGCCCGGCTGCTGCTCAAGGCCGCCGGCGTGGAGAAGGGCTCGGGCGTCCCGCAGAGCCAGAAGGTCGGCTCCGTGACCCAGGCCCAGGTGCGTGAGATCGCCGAGAAGAAGATGGTCGACCTCAACGCCAACGACGTCGACCAGGCTGCGAAGATCATCGCCGGCACCGCCCGGTCGATGGGCATCATCGTCAACGACTGA
- the nusG gene encoding transcription termination/antitermination protein NusG encodes MPEYDETAETTDEQSTVATAANDESVEAASEPEFPTTEPAPDEEYDPVAELRQKLRYAPGDWYVVHSYAGYENKVKTNLETRITSLDMEDFIYQVEVPTREEVEVKNGKRSQVQAKVFPGYILVRMELTAESYSCVRNTPGVTGFVGATDRADRPAPLSLDEVLKWLAPAVEAVEKKAKPEVRVLDFEVGDSVTVTDGAFASLPATISEINADQQKLKVLVSIFGRETPVELNFNQVAKI; translated from the coding sequence GTGCCTGAGTACGACGAGACCGCCGAGACCACGGACGAGCAGTCCACGGTGGCGACGGCGGCCAACGATGAGTCGGTCGAGGCCGCCAGCGAGCCGGAATTCCCGACCACCGAGCCCGCGCCGGACGAGGAGTACGACCCGGTCGCCGAGCTGCGCCAGAAGCTGCGCTACGCGCCCGGCGACTGGTACGTGGTGCACTCCTACGCCGGCTACGAGAACAAGGTCAAGACCAACCTCGAGACCCGGATCACCTCCCTCGACATGGAGGACTTCATCTACCAGGTCGAGGTGCCGACCCGGGAAGAGGTCGAGGTCAAGAACGGCAAGCGGTCCCAGGTCCAGGCGAAGGTCTTCCCGGGCTACATCCTGGTCCGGATGGAGCTGACCGCCGAGTCCTACTCCTGCGTCCGGAACACCCCGGGGGTCACCGGCTTCGTCGGGGCCACCGACCGGGCCGACCGCCCGGCGCCGCTGAGCCTCGACGAGGTGCTGAAGTGGCTGGCCCCGGCGGTGGAGGCCGTGGAGAAGAAGGCGAAGCCCGAGGTCAGGGTCCTCGACTTCGAGGTCGGCGACTCGGTCACCGTCACCGACGGCGCCTTCGCCTCGCTGCCGGCCACGATCAGTGAGATCAACGCCGACCAGCAGAAGCTCAAGGTGCTGGTGTCGATCTTCGGCCGGGAGACGCCGGTCGAGCTGAACTTCAACCAGGTCGCCAAGATCTGA
- the secE gene encoding preprotein translocase subunit SecE has translation MAESKRRGEDAGDEREREDAVVDDVADDDATDADEPVSRGGTATRARARAESADGRKTRKDTDRVGLFARIARFFREVVAELRKVIWPTRKELLTYTAVVVTFVAVMLTIVGLLDFAFAKGVLWVFGNPS, from the coding sequence GTGGCCGAGAGCAAGCGGCGCGGCGAGGACGCCGGCGACGAGCGTGAGCGCGAAGACGCGGTCGTCGACGACGTGGCCGACGACGACGCCACCGACGCGGACGAGCCGGTCTCCCGGGGTGGCACCGCGACCCGCGCGCGGGCCCGGGCTGAGTCGGCCGACGGTCGGAAGACCCGCAAGGACACCGACCGGGTGGGCCTCTTCGCCCGCATCGCGCGGTTTTTCCGCGAGGTCGTGGCCGAGCTGCGTAAGGTCATCTGGCCGACGCGCAAGGAGCTGCTGACCTACACCGCCGTGGTGGTCACCTTCGTCGCCGTGATGCTGACGATCGTGGGCCTTCTCGACTTCGCGTTCGCGAAGGGCGTGCTGTGGGTCTTCGGCAACCCCAGCTGA
- a CDS encoding MaoC family dehydratase — MELPTQTFRVTRADLVRYAGASGDFNPIHWSDRFATKVGLPGVIAHGMFTMALVGRAVTAWAGAPDAVVDFGVRFTRPVVVPDDDQGTEIEVAAVVKEVTEDGLTRLDVTATCLGEKVLSQARATIRTPR; from the coding sequence ATGGAACTGCCCACCCAGACGTTCCGGGTGACCCGCGCGGACCTGGTCCGCTACGCGGGCGCCTCCGGCGACTTCAACCCCATCCACTGGAGCGACCGGTTCGCCACCAAGGTGGGACTGCCGGGGGTGATCGCCCACGGCATGTTCACCATGGCGCTGGTCGGCCGGGCGGTCACCGCCTGGGCCGGCGCGCCGGACGCGGTGGTCGACTTCGGCGTCCGGTTCACCCGCCCGGTGGTGGTCCCGGACGACGACCAGGGCACCGAGATCGAGGTCGCCGCGGTGGTCAAGGAGGTCACCGAAGACGGTCTGACCAGGCTCGACGTGACCGCGACCTGCCTGGGGGAGAAGGTGCTCTCGCAGGCCCGGGCGACCATCCGGACGCCCCGCTGA
- a CDS encoding MaoC family dehydratase N-terminal domain-containing protein: MSLDPSFVGRTYPPTAPYQVGREKIREFATAIGATDPAHHDPEAARALGHPDVVAPPTFPVVVTMAANRQIIEDPALGVDYSRVVHGDQRFAYTRPVIAGDELVCVNTIEDITSRGGHGFLTTRTDVRTAAGEPVVAVWSKIVVRGEA, translated from the coding sequence ATGTCCCTGGACCCGTCCTTCGTCGGCCGGACCTACCCGCCGACCGCCCCCTACCAGGTGGGCCGAGAAAAGATCCGTGAGTTCGCCACGGCCATCGGCGCCACCGACCCGGCCCACCACGACCCGGAGGCGGCCCGCGCGCTCGGGCACCCCGACGTGGTCGCGCCGCCGACCTTCCCCGTGGTGGTCACCATGGCCGCCAACCGGCAGATCATCGAGGATCCGGCCCTCGGCGTGGACTACAGCCGGGTGGTCCACGGCGACCAGCGGTTCGCGTACACCCGTCCGGTGATCGCCGGTGACGAGCTGGTCTGCGTGAACACCATCGAGGACATCACCAGCCGGGGCGGGCACGGCTTCCTGACCACCCGCACCGACGTGCGCACCGCCGCCGGCGAGCCGGTGGTCGCCGTCTGGTCCAAGATCGTCGTACGCGGGGAGGCCTGA
- the rpmG gene encoding 50S ribosomal protein L33 produces the protein MAKATDVRPKITLACVECKERNYITRKNRRNDPDRIELKKFCPRDGKHTIHRETR, from the coding sequence GTGGCGAAGGCGACCGATGTCCGGCCGAAGATCACTTTGGCGTGTGTGGAGTGCAAGGAGCGCAACTACATCACGCGCAAGAACCGTCGTAACGACCCGGACCGCATCGAGCTGAAGAAGTTCTGCCCCCGGGACGGCAAGCACACCATCCACCGCGAGACCCGCTGA